Proteins from a genomic interval of Magnetovibrio sp. PR-2:
- the infB gene encoding translation initiation factor IF-2 has translation MSDTNDTGKKPLTLKKPGKLELNKTVEAGTVKQSFSHGRSKMVQVERKKKRTFSQDATGKMARDSGAKAAAPAAAPIDVAPKPAAPAPAAPSSSPVEDKLTDGEHQKRVKALEDAKVREVEEKKRKVEEEKRAAEEAKRLEAEAAEAAKREAEDAAQTAKQETEAPKAGAKPEPKPQGKSEPKPPAKPKPQPKAKGPAEPPIKEDTKKGKKKDKKKGGGADTKHQPTRGRGDQRRRSGKLTISSALSGDDGERQRSLASVKRKREKEKQQQQQARAEGKKIVREVVVPETISVQELANRMAERGVDVIRELMKMGVMATINQIIDADTAELVVEEFGHKLKRVSESDVETGLSGDDDSDADLVKRPPVVTVMGHVDHGKTSLLDSLRTTDVAGGEAGGITQHIGAYQVTLAGGDKISFVDTPGHAAFTDMRARGAKVTDIVILVVAADDSVMPQTIEAIHHAKAAEVPIIVAVNKCDKPDADPMKVRTELLQHDIVVEEMGGDVLAVDVSAKARTGLEKLEEAILLQSEILDLKANPTRPAEGVIVEAKMEQGRGSVATALIQRGTLRKGDIFVAGSEWGRVRALVDDHGQQIEEAIPGMPVEILGLNGTPDAGDMVVVVEDDGRAREVTEYRQRKKREAQAAAAARGSLEQMFEKIKEGEAATLPVVVKADVHGSLEAITAALDKMGTDEVKAQVLHGAVGGINESDVILARASGGFIIGFNVRANAQARDLAKRDGVDIRYYSIIYDVTDDMRNALSGMLAPTLKEEFLGYAQVREVFSITKVGKVAGCMVTSGMVKRGSKVRLLRDDVVVHEGELSQLKRFKDDAKEVKEGMECGMSFANYDDIKEGDIIECFDVIEVARQLEE, from the coding sequence ATGAGCGATACGAACGACACCGGTAAAAAGCCCCTGACCCTGAAAAAACCGGGTAAGTTGGAGCTGAACAAGACTGTTGAAGCCGGCACGGTGAAACAGAGCTTTTCGCATGGCCGTTCCAAAATGGTCCAGGTGGAGCGCAAGAAGAAGCGTACGTTCTCGCAAGACGCCACGGGCAAGATGGCACGCGACAGCGGCGCCAAGGCAGCAGCCCCGGCGGCTGCGCCTATAGACGTCGCGCCCAAGCCTGCGGCTCCCGCTCCTGCGGCTCCGTCCTCTAGCCCGGTTGAAGACAAACTCACCGACGGCGAACACCAAAAACGCGTGAAGGCTTTGGAAGACGCCAAAGTTCGCGAAGTCGAAGAAAAGAAACGCAAGGTCGAAGAAGAAAAACGCGCTGCCGAAGAAGCCAAGCGCCTAGAAGCGGAAGCTGCCGAGGCCGCCAAACGCGAAGCCGAAGACGCGGCGCAAACGGCCAAGCAAGAGACCGAAGCCCCCAAGGCGGGAGCGAAGCCGGAACCCAAGCCCCAGGGCAAATCCGAGCCGAAGCCCCCGGCCAAGCCCAAACCGCAGCCCAAAGCCAAAGGTCCGGCTGAACCTCCGATCAAAGAAGACACCAAAAAGGGCAAGAAAAAAGACAAGAAAAAAGGTGGGGGTGCCGACACCAAACACCAGCCCACCCGTGGACGTGGCGATCAACGCCGTCGTTCGGGCAAGCTCACCATTTCCAGCGCCTTGTCCGGAGACGACGGCGAGCGTCAACGTTCGCTAGCGTCAGTCAAACGCAAGCGCGAAAAAGAAAAACAACAACAACAACAGGCCCGCGCCGAAGGCAAAAAGATCGTGCGCGAGGTTGTTGTGCCGGAAACCATTTCGGTCCAAGAGCTGGCCAACCGTATGGCCGAGCGCGGCGTAGATGTGATTCGCGAGCTCATGAAAATGGGCGTGATGGCGACCATCAACCAAATCATCGACGCCGATACGGCGGAACTGGTGGTTGAAGAATTTGGCCACAAATTGAAACGCGTGTCCGAATCCGACGTTGAAACGGGCTTGAGCGGCGATGACGATAGCGACGCCGATTTGGTCAAACGTCCTCCGGTCGTGACCGTGATGGGCCACGTTGATCACGGTAAAACGTCTTTGTTGGACAGTTTGCGCACCACCGACGTGGCAGGCGGCGAAGCCGGCGGTATTACCCAGCACATCGGCGCCTATCAGGTGACGTTGGCGGGCGGCGACAAAATCTCGTTTGTCGATACGCCGGGTCACGCGGCCTTTACCGACATGCGTGCCCGCGGTGCCAAAGTCACCGACATCGTTATCTTGGTGGTGGCGGCAGACGACAGCGTCATGCCGCAAACCATTGAAGCCATTCACCACGCCAAGGCTGCCGAAGTTCCGATCATTGTGGCCGTGAACAAATGCGACAAGCCTGACGCCGATCCGATGAAAGTGCGCACCGAACTGCTGCAACACGACATCGTGGTCGAAGAAATGGGCGGCGACGTATTGGCTGTGGACGTGTCGGCAAAAGCGCGCACCGGTTTGGAAAAACTGGAAGAAGCGATCTTGCTGCAGTCCGAAATTTTGGATCTCAAAGCCAACCCCACCCGTCCGGCTGAAGGCGTCATTGTCGAAGCCAAAATGGAACAAGGTCGCGGCTCGGTCGCAACGGCTTTGATCCAACGCGGTACGCTGCGCAAAGGCGACATCTTTGTTGCCGGTTCCGAATGGGGCCGTGTGCGTGCACTGGTTGATGACCACGGTCAACAAATCGAAGAAGCTATTCCCGGTATGCCGGTGGAAATTCTGGGTCTCAACGGCACGCCTGACGCAGGCGACATGGTCGTCGTGGTCGAAGATGACGGCCGTGCCCGCGAAGTCACCGAATACCGTCAACGCAAAAAACGCGAAGCTCAGGCCGCTGCGGCCGCCCGCGGGTCTTTGGAACAAATGTTCGAAAAGATCAAAGAAGGCGAAGCCGCAACGCTGCCCGTCGTGGTCAAAGCCGACGTGCACGGGTCTTTGGAAGCCATCACGGCGGCCTTGGACAAAATGGGTACCGACGAAGTCAAAGCCCAAGTGCTGCACGGCGCGGTCGGCGGCATCAACGAATCCGACGTGATCTTGGCCCGTGCTTCGGGCGGTTTCATCATCGGCTTCAACGTGCGTGCCAACGCCCAAGCCCGCGACTTGGCGAAACGCGACGGCGTGGACATTCGTTATTATTCCATCATTTACGATGTCACCGACGATATGCGCAACGCGCTGTCGGGCATGTTGGCCCCGACCTTGAAAGAAGAGTTCTTGGGCTACGCTCAGGTGCGCGAAGTGTTCTCCATCACCAAAGTCGGCAAAGTTGCGGGTTGTATGGTGACGTCGGGCATGGTCAAACGCGGCTCCAAGGTTCGTTTGCTGCGTGACGACGTGGTTGTCCACGAAGGCGAGCTGAGCCAGTTGAAGCGCTTCAAGGACGATGCCAAGGAAGTCAAAGAAGGCATGGAATGCGGTATGTCCTTTGCGAACTACGATGACATCAAAGAAGGTGATATCATCGAATGCTTCGATGTGATCGAGGTGGCGCGCCAACTCGAAGAGTAA
- the nusA gene encoding transcription termination factor NusA has translation MNTTPQTTGVHVRPELLTVADTVARDKGIDRNEVLEAMEQAIQRAGRSKYGHEHDIRAHIDRTTGEITLARYIEVVADDAEIENENMQLQITRAKRKKEDAELGEFIVDPLPPIDFGRIAAQTAKQVIVQKVREAERKRQFNEYKDRIGEIVNGVVKRIEFGNVIVDMGRGEALLRRDETIPREHFNNGDRVRAFIADVREEQRGPQIFLSRTHPDFMVKLFAQEVPEIYDGVIQIMAAARDPGSRAKIAVHSNDSSIDPVGPCIGMRGSRVQAVVGELQGEKIDIIQHSEDPATFIVNALAPAEVVKVVLDEEKNTIEVVVPDDQLSLAIGRRGQNVRLASQLSGWNIDILTEAEESDRRQAEFQARTQLIIDALDVDDVIAHLLVTEGFTSIEEVAFVPMEELTTIEGFDDDVAEELRARARTYLERRDEELAGKCRELGVAEDLLGLAGVSVEMAVALAEQGVKDRDDLADLAGDELVEMLPPLLKMGEDQANELIMEARAHWFADEEGEAEAEASEEA, from the coding sequence ATGAACACGACACCGCAGACCACCGGCGTGCATGTGCGCCCAGAACTTCTGACCGTTGCCGATACGGTCGCCCGCGACAAGGGCATCGATCGCAACGAAGTCTTGGAAGCGATGGAACAAGCCATCCAACGCGCCGGGCGGTCTAAATACGGCCACGAGCACGACATCCGCGCCCACATCGACCGCACCACGGGTGAAATCACCCTGGCGCGCTACATCGAAGTGGTGGCCGACGACGCCGAGATCGAAAACGAAAACATGCAGTTGCAGATCACGCGGGCCAAGCGCAAAAAAGAAGACGCTGAGCTGGGTGAGTTCATCGTCGATCCGCTGCCACCGATCGATTTTGGCCGCATCGCCGCACAAACCGCCAAACAAGTGATCGTGCAAAAGGTTCGCGAAGCTGAACGCAAACGTCAGTTCAACGAATACAAAGACCGCATTGGCGAAATCGTCAACGGCGTGGTCAAGCGCATCGAGTTTGGCAACGTCATCGTCGACATGGGCCGTGGCGAAGCGCTGTTGCGCCGCGACGAAACCATTCCGCGCGAACACTTCAACAATGGCGACCGTGTCCGCGCCTTCATCGCCGACGTGCGTGAAGAACAACGCGGCCCGCAAATCTTCCTGTCGCGCACGCACCCCGACTTCATGGTCAAACTGTTCGCCCAAGAAGTTCCGGAAATCTACGACGGGGTCATCCAGATCATGGCTGCTGCCCGCGATCCGGGGTCCCGTGCGAAAATCGCTGTGCACTCCAATGACAGCTCCATCGATCCGGTGGGTCCGTGTATCGGTATGCGCGGTTCGCGCGTTCAAGCCGTTGTGGGTGAGCTGCAAGGCGAAAAAATCGATATCATTCAACACTCCGAAGATCCGGCGACCTTTATTGTGAACGCCTTGGCCCCGGCCGAAGTGGTCAAAGTGGTGTTGGACGAAGAAAAGAACACCATCGAAGTGGTGGTTCCGGACGATCAATTGTCTCTCGCCATTGGGCGCCGCGGTCAAAACGTGCGTTTGGCTTCACAATTGTCCGGTTGGAACATCGACATTCTGACCGAGGCGGAAGAATCTGACCGTCGCCAAGCCGAATTCCAAGCTCGCACCCAGCTCATCATTGATGCGTTGGACGTGGACGATGTGATCGCGCACCTGTTGGTGACCGAAGGCTTCACCAGCATCGAAGAAGTGGCGTTCGTTCCCATGGAAGAACTGACCACCATCGAAGGTTTCGACGACGACGTGGCCGAAGAGCTGCGCGCCCGTGCCCGCACCTATTTGGAACGCCGCGACGAAGAGCTGGCAGGAAAATGCCGCGAATTGGGCGTTGCCGAAGACCTTTTGGGTCTTGCCGGCGTGTCGGTCGAAATGGCTGTCGCCCTTGCAGAACAAGGTGTTAAAGACCGCGACGATCTGGCTGACTTGGCCGGTGACGAGCTGGTCGAAATGCTGCCGCCGCTGTTGAAAATGGGTGAAGATCAAGCCAACGAGCTGATCATGGAAGCCCGCGCGCACTGGTTCGCCGACGAAGAAGGCGAAGCTGAAGCTGAAGCGAGCGAAGAGGCGTAA
- a CDS encoding response regulator: MDRFEWERTGVLIIDDEPMIQKLIEQVLRQLGVVNIAKALNGVEAMTHLKKKQKIPHVILCDMQMPQMNGLEFIAALRGLDDVDLNDIPIIACTTVSKQGVVKEALRLGVNGFIVKPFSLQVIEERVGTVLDTMRIGQDEPVY, translated from the coding sequence GCGTGCTCATCATTGATGACGAGCCGATGATTCAAAAGCTCATCGAACAGGTTTTGCGCCAGCTTGGCGTGGTCAACATTGCCAAGGCCTTAAACGGGGTGGAGGCTATGACCCACCTCAAGAAAAAGCAGAAAATTCCCCATGTGATTTTGTGCGATATGCAAATGCCGCAAATGAACGGGCTGGAATTTATCGCCGCATTGCGGGGCCTGGACGACGTGGATCTCAACGACATCCCCATTATTGCGTGCACCACGGTCTCCAAACAAGGCGTGGTGAAGGAAGCCTTGCGCCTCGGCGTCAACGGTTTCATCGTGAAGCCGTTTTCTCTGCAAGTGATCGAAGAACGTGTGGGCACGGTGTTGGACACCATGCGCATCGGCCAAGACGAGCCCGTTTACTAG
- a CDS encoding RNA-binding protein codes for MSASKERCCIASGETKPQSELLRFVIGPDQEVVFDAAGKLPGRGLWLSARLDMVKTAANKGLFARAAKAQAKVPETLVEDIQRILKNRCLDRVGLARRSGDLVQGFDKVRASLKQSAPGVLIEARDGGDDGREKVTRLAPGVPVVALFTAEELGRAMGRDNAVHALMAQGKMASIFLQDTRRLAGVLDEPLDGVKPNDGVDE; via the coding sequence ATGAGCGCTTCGAAAGAACGATGCTGCATCGCGTCGGGCGAGACAAAACCGCAATCTGAATTGCTGCGGTTTGTCATCGGTCCGGACCAAGAGGTGGTCTTTGATGCAGCCGGTAAATTGCCGGGTCGGGGTTTATGGTTGTCCGCCCGGCTGGATATGGTAAAAACGGCCGCGAACAAAGGGCTATTCGCTCGCGCGGCCAAAGCCCAAGCCAAGGTTCCCGAAACCTTGGTCGAAGACATACAGCGGATTTTAAAAAACCGCTGTTTGGACAGGGTGGGACTGGCGCGCCGTTCAGGCGATTTGGTGCAAGGCTTTGATAAAGTCCGCGCCAGCTTGAAACAAAGCGCGCCGGGCGTGCTCATCGAAGCCCGAGACGGCGGCGATGACGGACGCGAAAAGGTTACGCGCTTGGCCCCCGGTGTTCCGGTGGTTGCGCTGTTTACGGCCGAGGAACTCGGCCGCGCCATGGGCCGCGACAATGCGGTTCACGCCTTGATGGCACAGGGCAAGATGGCGAGCATTTTTTTACAAGACACCCGGCGTCTGGCCGGAGTCTTGGATGAGCCGTTGGATGGCGTGAAGCCAAACGACGGCGTTGACGAATAA
- a CDS encoding response regulator has translation MDKFDWGRTKVLVVDDDPAIAQLIEIVLRQLGVRFLATSDNGQDALERLHKKVQTPNIIILDMQMPVMNGFEFIAELRKLSDPDINTIPVLACTAIAKQEVVDEALRLGVDGFIVKPFSAKSLSERLETVLEPIMNPA, from the coding sequence ATGGATAAATTCGATTGGGGACGCACCAAAGTTCTGGTTGTCGATGACGACCCGGCCATTGCCCAACTGATCGAGATTGTGTTGCGCCAACTGGGCGTGCGTTTTTTGGCCACGTCCGACAATGGTCAAGACGCCCTAGAGCGGCTACATAAGAAAGTGCAAACTCCCAACATCATCATTTTGGATATGCAGATGCCGGTGATGAACGGATTTGAATTTATTGCCGAACTGCGCAAGTTGTCCGACCCTGACATCAACACCATCCCCGTTTTGGCGTGTACCGCCATCGCCAAGCAAGAGGTCGTCGACGAAGCCTTGCGCCTCGGGGTGGATGGGTTCATCGTGAAACCGTTTTCCGCAAAATCGCTAAGTGAACGGCTCGAAACCGTGCTTGAGCCGATCATGAACCCTGCATGA
- the rbfA gene encoding 30S ribosome-binding factor RbfA, translating to MSRHGHHNPAKGPSQRQLRVGEELRHAIAWILERGELRDPAIANTPVTVTEVRVSPDLKNATCFVTPLGGGEPDAVAEVVGALSRARKFLRHEVVRKVNLKYAPQLHFEHDTSFDTAGHIDELLHRPDVARDLHHDDDEED from the coding sequence ATGTCCCGCCACGGCCATCACAATCCAGCCAAAGGCCCCAGCCAGCGCCAATTGCGCGTGGGCGAAGAGCTGCGCCATGCCATTGCGTGGATCTTGGAACGCGGCGAGCTGCGTGACCCGGCCATTGCCAACACGCCGGTGACGGTGACCGAGGTCCGCGTCAGTCCAGATTTGAAAAACGCCACGTGTTTTGTCACGCCCTTGGGCGGCGGCGAACCGGACGCGGTGGCCGAAGTGGTCGGTGCCTTGTCGCGCGCGCGTAAATTCCTGCGTCATGAAGTGGTGCGCAAAGTGAATTTGAAATACGCACCGCAGCTGCATTTTGAACACGACACCTCCTTCGACACGGCCGGCCACATCGACGAACTTCTCCACCGCCCCGATGTGGCCAGAGATCTTCATCACGATGATGATGAGGAGGACTGA
- the rimP gene encoding ribosome maturation factor RimP has protein sequence MDLAKRIEDLIAPTIEDLGFEIVRVQLTGSKHPRLQVMAERVDGSGIDVEDCAKISRSISAILDVEDPIASEYALEVSSPGIDRPLTRVKDFETWAGFDAKVELSVGIDGRKRFSGRLLGVDDTDNILMEDAEGENYVLPFDDVQRAKLLLTDELMAAVTSEQTK, from the coding sequence ATGGATTTGGCCAAACGCATCGAAGACTTGATTGCCCCGACCATTGAGGATTTGGGCTTTGAAATCGTGCGTGTGCAGCTCACGGGCTCTAAACACCCACGTCTGCAAGTGATGGCTGAACGCGTCGATGGGTCCGGAATTGATGTGGAAGACTGTGCGAAAATTTCGCGCTCCATTTCCGCGATTTTGGATGTGGAAGACCCGATTGCCAGCGAATATGCCCTGGAAGTCAGTTCTCCCGGCATCGATCGTCCTTTGACACGTGTTAAGGATTTTGAGACCTGGGCCGGTTTTGACGCCAAGGTCGAACTGTCGGTGGGGATCGATGGCCGCAAACGCTTTAGCGGGCGTTTGTTGGGCGTGGATGACACGGACAATATTTTGATGGAAGACGCAGAAGGTGAAAATTACGTTCTGCCCTTCGATGACGTTCAACGAGCCAAACTGTTGCTGACCGACGAATTGATGGCAGCAGTCACTTCGGAGCAGACAAAATGA